One Euphorbia lathyris chromosome 1, ddEupLath1.1, whole genome shotgun sequence DNA segment encodes these proteins:
- the LOC136212052 gene encoding alpha/beta hydrolase domain-containing protein VTE7 isoform X1, whose protein sequence is MAMNLLLGLHVTMSSKGSGACGGGGGGGFPSFLPKDVEKIKDPFARSLARRIKRLPVQMSSPENCIMSSCIKPVIQNKSSPLVLLHCFDSSCLEWRCTYPLLEEAGLEAWAVDVLGWGFSDLETRPSCDAASKRCHLYQFWKSYIKRPMILVGPSLGASVAVDFTVNYPDAVEKLVLINPSVYAEGTKHLARLPKMVAYAGVLFLKSLPLRLYGNMLAFNGIPFSTILDWTNVGRLHCQLPWWNDATISFMFSGGYNVISQIKQVKQKTLIICGELDQIISYKLAVQLHSELPNAIIREIAESGHLPHVDKPNSVAKLIIEFAKSDVQLSCPNQIMLKSYVC, encoded by the exons ATGGCGATGAACCTTTTGTTGGGGTTGCATGTCACAATGAGTTCAAAAGGCAGTGGTGCCTGCggcggaggaggaggaggtggGTTTCCTTCATTTCTTCCGAAGGATGTTGAGAAAATCAAAGACCCTTTTGCTAGATCTCTGGCTCGCAGAATTAAAAGGCTTCCTGTCCAG ATGAGTTCTCCAGAAAATTGTATTATGAGTAGTTGTATTAAACCTGTAATACAAAATAAAAGCAGTCCACTGGTTCTCCTGCATTGCTTTGACAG CTCTTGTTTAGAATGGAGATGCACATACCCTTTGCTTGAGGAAGCTGGTTTGGAGGCTTGGGCAGTTGATGTTCTTGGCTGGGGTTTTTCTGATTTAG AAACTCGTCCATCGTGCGATGCAGCATCTAAGCGTTGTCATCTCTACCAG TTTTGGAAGTCGTACATTAAAAGGCCGATGATATTAGTCGGACCAAGCCTTGGAGCTTCTGTTGCAGTAGATTTTACTGTCAATTATCCTGATGCT GTCGAAAAGCTGGTCCTGATAAATCCAAGTGTATATGCCGAAGGCACAAAACATCTAGCAAGATTACCAAAAATGGTAGCCTATGCTGGG GTCTTGTTTTTGAAAAGCCTTCCATTGCGCCTTTACGGAAATATGCTGGCGTTCAATGGTATTCCGTTCTCTACAATCTTAGATTGGACTAAT GTCGGTCGCTTGCACTGTCAGCTCCCATGGTGGAATGATGCAACTATCAGCTTTATGTTCAGTGGGGGATATAATGTTATTTCCCAAATAAAACAG GTAAAGCAGAAAACTCTTATCATCTGTGGCGAGCTCGATCAGATCATAAGCTACAAACTTGCAGTG CAGCTGCATTCGGAGTTACCGAATGCTATTATACGAGAAATAGCAGAGAGTGGTCATCTTCCTCATGTTGATAAGCCCAATTCTGTTGCCAAATTGATCATTGAATTTGCAAAGAGTGATGTACAGCTTAGTTGCCCAAATCAGATTATGCTCAAGTCTTATGTATGTTAA
- the LOC136212052 gene encoding alpha/beta hydrolase domain-containing protein VTE7 isoform X2 gives MAMNLLLGLHVTMSSKGSGACGGGGGGGFPSFLPKDVEKIKDPFARSLARRIKRLPVQMSSPENCIMSSCIKPVIQNKSSPLVLLHCFDSSCLEWRCTYPLLEEAGLEAWAVDVLGWGFSDLETRPSCDAASKRCHLYQFWKSYIKRPMILVGPSLGASVAVDFTVNYPDAVEKLVLINPSVYAEGTKHLARLPKMVAYAGVLFLKSLPLRLYGNMLAFNGIPFSTILDWTNVGRLHCQLPWWNDATISFMFSGGYNVISQIKQVKQKTLIICGELDQIISYKLAVLHSELPNAIIREIAESGHLPHVDKPNSVAKLIIEFAKSDVQLSCPNQIMLKSYVC, from the exons ATGGCGATGAACCTTTTGTTGGGGTTGCATGTCACAATGAGTTCAAAAGGCAGTGGTGCCTGCggcggaggaggaggaggtggGTTTCCTTCATTTCTTCCGAAGGATGTTGAGAAAATCAAAGACCCTTTTGCTAGATCTCTGGCTCGCAGAATTAAAAGGCTTCCTGTCCAG ATGAGTTCTCCAGAAAATTGTATTATGAGTAGTTGTATTAAACCTGTAATACAAAATAAAAGCAGTCCACTGGTTCTCCTGCATTGCTTTGACAG CTCTTGTTTAGAATGGAGATGCACATACCCTTTGCTTGAGGAAGCTGGTTTGGAGGCTTGGGCAGTTGATGTTCTTGGCTGGGGTTTTTCTGATTTAG AAACTCGTCCATCGTGCGATGCAGCATCTAAGCGTTGTCATCTCTACCAG TTTTGGAAGTCGTACATTAAAAGGCCGATGATATTAGTCGGACCAAGCCTTGGAGCTTCTGTTGCAGTAGATTTTACTGTCAATTATCCTGATGCT GTCGAAAAGCTGGTCCTGATAAATCCAAGTGTATATGCCGAAGGCACAAAACATCTAGCAAGATTACCAAAAATGGTAGCCTATGCTGGG GTCTTGTTTTTGAAAAGCCTTCCATTGCGCCTTTACGGAAATATGCTGGCGTTCAATGGTATTCCGTTCTCTACAATCTTAGATTGGACTAAT GTCGGTCGCTTGCACTGTCAGCTCCCATGGTGGAATGATGCAACTATCAGCTTTATGTTCAGTGGGGGATATAATGTTATTTCCCAAATAAAACAG GTAAAGCAGAAAACTCTTATCATCTGTGGCGAGCTCGATCAGATCATAAGCTACAAACTTGCAGTG CTGCATTCGGAGTTACCGAATGCTATTATACGAGAAATAGCAGAGAGTGGTCATCTTCCTCATGTTGATAAGCCCAATTCTGTTGCCAAATTGATCATTGAATTTGCAAAGAGTGATGTACAGCTTAGTTGCCCAAATCAGATTATGCTCAAGTCTTATGTATGTTAA